The genomic window CTGCGCATAAGTTCATCATGGGGCATTTCAGTAGCTTTAAGGCCTTAGGATGCGAGATGAAGCCTTGGCGACGGGTATTAGGTGTCCTGATTACTTTCCATGTGGTTTGTTTCGGATGGATCTTGTTCCGAGCTACCTCGATGAAGGCCGTGGGAGAGATGCTTCGCCAGATCTTCACGAATTTTCATCCGGAGGTGTTCATGCAATTCGTCTTAGGATATAAAGGGGTGTTTGCGCTGATGGTGATCGGTTATGTGCTGCATTTTATGCCTAAACGCTCTGAGGATGCCTTGAGAGGAGTCGTGACCCGTTCCCCATTATTGATACAGGCCGCTATATTGGCGATAGCGATTTTCATTGTTGTTCAGTTTAAGAGTGCGGGAGTGCAGCCGTTTATTTATTTCCAATTCTAAGGGGACAAATACATATATCGGCATAGCCTCACGCCAGTATAGGCACAACCCTACACCACTAGTGCCGTAAGGCTACGCCGATACTGATTTCATAGGCAAAGTATCTTAGGTTCATTACTGAAGTATCTTAGGTTCACTGGCGAAGTATCTTAGGATCGTCGGCCGATGCACCTAAGATATTTTTTTGACATCTTAGAGTGTTCCTATCATTTCCGGAAAAACATGTACATGAGTTTCTAGAAACACTCTGAGGGTTGTGAGCCGGCGGGAAGTTTGATGATGATATTCTTCAAATCCGCCCCGGATACATTTTGGAATACGCTTAGCCCAAACTCCGGTATTACTGCAAGTACATGGTCGAATATATCCGCTTGAATTCCTTCATATTCGACCCATACCTTATTGGATGAGAAGCAATAAAGTTCGATGGGAATACCTGTATCAGTCGGTTGTAGATGCCTTACCATGCAGACTAATTCCTTACTTACTTCCGGGAGGCTTCTTAGGTAACGTACGAGATAAGCACGGAAGACACCCAGATTTGTTTGTCTACGTCCGTTCACCCAAATGGAACTATCGATATGATGTTCTTCATTATATTCATCTAATTCCTGTTCTTTTCCATCGATGTAATCCGTGATAAGAGAGATCTTACGAAATTTCTCTAGCATTTCCGGGGTACAAAAATGTACGCTGTTCATATCGATATTGATAGAGCGCTTGATACGGCGGCCCGGGGATTCGCTCATACCTCTCCAGTTTTGGAAAGCGTCGCTTACTAAGGCGTAAGGAGGGATGGTCGTAATGGTATTGTCAAAGTTTCTTACTTTCACGGCGTTCAATGTCACCTCGATAACCGTGCCGTCCGCACCATATTTACTCATCGTGATCCAGTCTCCGGCCCGGAGCATATCATTGGCGGATAATTGGATGCCGGCAACGAAACCTAAGATCGTATCCTTAAAGACCAACATCAAGATAGCGGCAGACGCACCCAATCCGGCCAGTAAAGAAACCGGGGATTTATTGATAAGAATACTGATAATCAATATCACCCCAATAAAGAAAACCGTAACCTGCAAGATCTGTATGAAGCCTTTTAACGGCTTGTTCTTAAAGGAATCTTTTTTATTATAGATCTCGTGGATCAGATTTAAGGAAGCGTTTATAAACCTTAAAGAAACCGCTATGATATAAATCTGACAAAGTTTTTGGAGTACTATTAAAATCTTCGGTGTCTCTTCGGCTGAGAAGGCGAATGGTAACAATATATAAATCAATATGGCCGGGATCATATGCATCATCTTATTGATGATCTTACGATCCACGATTAAATCATCCAGTTGATTTTTCGTCTTCCTCGCTAATCGTTTGAACATACCTAGGAAAATATACCGGCAACTATAATCGATCCCAACGGTGACGGCTATAATAAGTAATAAGATCACTATATTGTCTAGGTAACTGGAATTTTCGCTTATCAACCCCATTTGAACTAATAAATTATATACCCATTCTTGTATCTTGCTCATAAATACGATTTTAAACTTTAAGTAGACAATCCGGAGACGAAGATAGGAAAAATAATCCGAACACGTACTTTAGTCTGAATATTGATATACTTTCAATTCAAATTTAGGAATCATAGCGAAGAAATGGTCGAATATATCCGACTGGATCCGTTCATATTCTTTCCATATTTTATTCCGGGAGAAGAAATAAATCTGGACGGGAACACCATATTCCGTGGATTGAAGTTGGCTGATAATTAAATCCAAATCTTGATTTACGACAGGAAGACTTGTCAGATAACGCTCTACATATACACGGAATACTTGGGAGTTTGTAGGTACTACATCCTTATCCGGTTGGTAATCCGCTAATAAAGGAATTTCCTTGCGGAAGGTATCTAGCATCTCCGGCGTACAGAACTTGATCGTATTCAAATCGAGATAAATGGACTTCATAACCCTGCGTCCTCCAGACTCAACCATCCCGCGCCAGTTTTGGAAAGAACTATTCACTAGATTATAAGGCGGGATTGTCGAGATCGTATTATCGAAGTTCTGAACTTTCACGGTGTTTAGGGTTATTTCTTGAACAATACCGTTCGCATTGGCAGAAGGCATCGTGATCCAGTCGCCGGGGCGCAACATATCATTCGCCGAAAGCTGTATACCTGCCACGAAACCTAATATGCTATCTTTAAAGACCAACATAAGAATAGCTGCCGATGCACCTAATCCGGCGAAAAGGGTAGCCGGGGATTTATTGACGAGAATCGCTATAATGACAATGCCGCCAACGAAGAAAACAAGCACTTGTAATACTTGTATAAAACCTTTCATCGGCCTGTTTTTCATTTTCTCCTGTTGGTTAAACAAATCCAGCATCATTAAGAGAAGACCGTTGAGCGCTAACAGCAGGGAAAATATGATATAGATCGCGCAAATCTTCTGGGAAATGAATAATAATTCCTTTCCTCGGATAAAAGCCATCGGGAGCAAAACATATACTAAAATGCCGGGAATCGTATGTACGAGATAATGTACGACCTTACGTTTAATTAATAACGTATCCCATTTATAATGCGTATGCTTAACGATACTACGTACCCCTCCGACAAAAATAGCTTGGCATAAATAATCTAATCCGATAGCGACCGCCACTAGTAAGATGGCGATGATCGCCTCGTCAAATGTGTTCGCTATTTTCTCGTCTACACCCCATCCGGTGAGGACTTTGTTCATCCAACTACCTAAATTTATCATAATAATCGTTTTTTGATATAACACTACTCTTAAAAATAGGTTCAATCCTACGTTAAATTTGCCCTTTTGTTAAGATTGCTTGTAAATGTAAGCGTATTAATCCAATTGAAAAATGTATCTTTGTGAAATAATATAAACTTAAATGGATTCCATGAGATCTCTGTTGTCAACCTCAGATTTTCTACAGGTACGAGAGCATAAATTAAGTAATGATTTGACGGTATGGTTGAATGAGGACCATAGCCAACCTAAGATATTCGGAGCCGTAGTTGTAAAAGCCGGAGCTAAAGATTCCCCTAACACAGGTATCGCGCATTATTTCGAGCATATGATGTTTAAAGGAACGGATAAGATCGGGACGATCGACTATGAGTCCGAGAAAGTCTTGCTGGACATTATCGCCGAGAAATATGACGCTTTGGCGGATACCGAGGATCCCAAGATGCGTGCCCATTTGCAGCAAATCATTAACGACCTGAGCGTACGTGCCGCTGAGTATGTAATACCGAATGAGTTCGACCGGTTGATCTCTCGTTTCGGTGGTACGAAGTTGAATGCCGGGACTTCTTACGACTATACATTATATTTCAATACATTCTCTCCGCAATATATCTCCCAATGGGCCGAGATCAATAGTGAGCGTTTGGTAAATCCCGTATTTCGTCTTTTCCAGAGTGAGCTGGAGACGGTCTATGAGGAAAAGAACATGTATGGAGATACGATGGCTAGTGTCGCCATCGAGAAATTGACAGAGCGTTATTTCTATCCGCATCCGTATGCTTATCCGATTATCGGAAGTGCGGAGAACTTGAAGAATCCCCGTCTTTCGGAGATGCGCCGGTTCTTCGAGAAATACTATGTCGCTTCCAATATGGGATTGATCTTAAGCGGGGATTTCGATACGGAGGAGGTCTTGCCAATCTTGGAATCTACTTTTTCACGGATACGAAAAGGGAAGCCGCCTCACCGGGATATTGTTACATTACCGCCATTCAAGGGACGGGAGAAGGTGAGCGTACGTATTCCTATGCCTTTCGTGAAAATTATGGCATTGGGATTCCGGGGAGTTCCCGCGAATCATCCGGATCAAGTTGCGCTCAATATCGCCGTATCTTTATTGAATAACTCCAATGGTACGGGATTTTTGGATAAGCTGACGGTAGATCATAAGGTGATGGGTGCGATGGCGGTTAACCAAAGTATGAATGAGGCTGGAATATTAGGCTTGTTGGTATTTCCGAAGTTCTTTTTCCAGACCTATGCGGCAGCCGAGAAATTAGTATGGAAACAAATCAACCGCATTAAGGAGGGGGATTTTAGCGATGAGATGTTTCAAAGCTTGAAATTGGAACAGAAACGCGAATATGCCTCCAAATTGGAAGACATAAACTCAAGGGCCGAGGTGATGATGCGTATTTTCTCTCAAGGGAAAAGCTGGCAGGATTATTTGGATGAGGTCACCCGTATCGATGCCTTGTCGAGAGAAGACGTGATTGAGATCGCCAAGAAATATTTTACGGAGAATTATATGTACGTCACGAAGAAGACCGGACGCTATCCGAAAACGATCTTGCCCAAGCCGGATTATTCACCGATTATACCGAAGAACTCCGATGCTTCCTCCGCTTATGTGGAACGTCTGGAAAAGATACCCGTACAAGAATTGAAACCGCATTTTCTCGATTTTGAGAAAGACGCCGAGGTCGTATCCTTGCGTCCGCTTGTCACGTTGTATAAGACTCATAATTCCGTAAATGATATATTCTCGCTGACACTATCTTATGGAGTGGGGCAGTTGGAGCTTCGTGATCTTGATAAATTGTCCGCTTATCTACCTTTCGTAGCGACGGAATCGATGTCTTTTGAGGTCTTTCGGGGTAAATTGCAGGAACTTGGTAGTACATTGACTTTTGATTCCACGGATTCTGAGTTTCTGGTGGTGGTGAATGGTTTTGATGGGCATTTTACCCAAACAATGGCTTTGGTCGGCGATTTCTTGCGGCACGCCAAGCCAGATGACAAGAAGTTACGGCAGATTGTGGACGAGGCGAAGGTAACGGAGAAATCGTTGTTCAATTCCAGCGAGAACGTAGCCGATATGCTGTTAGAGAAAGTCAAATTTGGGGAGCAATCCCGTTATTTGACTAAATTATCGTTCGCTGAAATCAAGAAACTAAAAGGAAAGATGTTGCTGGACACTTTCAGTAAGGTACGTTCGGTCGCTTGTAACCTGCATTATTGTGGTACATTGTCTATGGAGGAGGCCGCCCGGCAGATCAAGCAGCATTTACCCTTGGAGGAGGTAAGTATTCCATCGAACTCTCCCTATATCCGTGATCTTATGACGTATGATAAGCCGACTGTCTTTTTCATGGACATGGAGGATGTCACGCAAAGCATAATCTATGCCTATATGTATATCGATCCGTTGAAGGCTAAGGAAGATCGTCCTATTTCCCGGTTGTTTAGTGCTTATTTCGGAGGGGATATGTCATCCTTGATGTTTCAGGAGATCCGTGAGTTTCGTTCGTTCGCTTATCAAGTAAATGCCCGTTTGAAACATCCTCCTTTGAATCGATCGGAGAAGCCCGCTAGTTTCGTGATGAAATTGGCTACACAGACGGATAAGATGATCGATGCGATGGAAGTGTTGGAGAATTTGGTGCATGATATGCCGGAACGTCCGGAACGGGTGGAGTCGGTGAAGCAGACGATTCGTAATTGGGTGAATAATGAATATCCTACTAGTCGCTCCCTTTCCTTGAAGATCGCCGGTTTCCGGCGTGAAGGGTACGAGAGCGATCCGAACAAGGATTATCTGGAGGTTATCGATCGGATGACTATGGAGGATATCCTTCGTTTTTATAGGGAGAATATACAAGATCATTTAATGATATATGCGATAGTCGGTAATTCAAAGAGTATGGATATGGAGAAACTCTCTAAATTCGGACAGATCGTTAAGGTAACAAAGAAAGACATTTATAGGTAATGTATAGTAAGGAGGAACTGAAGAATCTCAAATTGGAGTTTTGGGAAAGCTTCGCCGCTTTTTGTGAGGTGCAACCCTATTTGCGGGGGCGTAAGAAAATTTGGACATTATATGATACGAAGGTAAAGGGCGTTGAGTTGAAATTCGACGCGAACCGCCAAGGGGCTTACGTTATTCTTGAGGTAAACCACCGTAGCGAGGATTTACGTCTGGAAATGTTTGAGCGCCTGACTTGGTATAAAGAGACGTTGGAACAGGATTTTCCCGAAGGCTTGATCTGGGATATTTGTTTTGTCCGTGAGAATGGCCGACAAGTGGCCCGTATCTATGTAGCAAAAGAAGGATTGGATTTGCATCGGAGAGCGCATTGGGGAGATTTTTTTACTTTTATGGCTAGCCAGATGTATTTGTTGGAACGAAATTTTATGGGTATAGCAGAATACTTAAGAGAATAATTACGAGATATGAATCTAAAGGTATTTATCGGAGCTTGCGTACTGTCCGGTCTGGTTGCTTGTAGCTCTGTTAAACAAGATGAGGCCGGTTTGTCCCGGCCCGGTGTGAGCCTTGAGCTAGCTCAATTCCGGAAGGAGCATTTCTCAAATGTCCGTTATAATCTTTTCTTCTCGATCCCGGAATCTCGTGACGAGGCGATCCGGGGAAAAGTGGAGCTATCCTTGCGATTAGACGAGAAACAGCCGCTTATTATTGATTTCCGCGGAGAACCGGAGCAAGTGACCTCCGTAACCTTGAACGGAGGAGATATTCCCTATGAAGTGAAAGATGAGCATATCGTGATTGCCTCAGATTGGGTAGCGGTGGGAGAGAACCGGGTAGCGATCACTTTTACTCCGGCGGATCAATCCTTGAATCGACGAGATGAGTTCCTGTATACGTTATTGGTTCCGGACCGGGCACGTACGGTATTCCCTTGTTTTGACCAGCCGGATATGAAGTCGCTTTTTACCTTGACCTTGGAAGTTCCTTCCACATGGCAGGCCGTGGCGAATGGCGCTATCACACAAACGGATAGTACGGGCGTCTCCGGTCGGAATCGTATTTCTTTCAAGGAGACGGAACCGCTTAGTACCTACCTGTTCTCATTCGTGGCCGGTAAACTGACTCGGGAGGTTTATTCCCGGAACGGGCGGGATATCTCTATTTATCATCGGGAGACGGACCCGAAAAAGATCGCTCAATGCCCAGCCATCGCCGATGAGGTGTTCGATGCGTTGGAATGGCAGGAAGACTTTACTGGTATTCCTTATCCTTTCGCTAAATATGACGTGATTATCTTACCCGGTTTCCAATATGGGGGTATGGAACATACGGGTGCTACTTTATATACGGATCGTC from Parabacteroides distasonis ATCC 8503 includes these protein-coding regions:
- a CDS encoding DUF4268 domain-containing protein, with protein sequence MYSKEELKNLKLEFWESFAAFCEVQPYLRGRKKIWTLYDTKVKGVELKFDANRQGAYVILEVNHRSEDLRLEMFERLTWYKETLEQDFPEGLIWDICFVRENGRQVARIYVAKEGLDLHRRAHWGDFFTFMASQMYLLERNFMGIAEYLRE
- a CDS encoding mechanosensitive ion channel family protein — encoded protein: MINLGSWMNKVLTGWGVDEKIANTFDEAIIAILLVAVAIGLDYLCQAIFVGGVRSIVKHTHYKWDTLLIKRKVVHYLVHTIPGILVYVLLPMAFIRGKELLFISQKICAIYIIFSLLLALNGLLLMMLDLFNQQEKMKNRPMKGFIQVLQVLVFFVGGIVIIAILVNKSPATLFAGLGASAAILMLVFKDSILGFVAGIQLSANDMLRPGDWITMPSANANGIVQEITLNTVKVQNFDNTISTIPPYNLVNSSFQNWRGMVESGGRRVMKSIYLDLNTIKFCTPEMLDTFRKEIPLLADYQPDKDVVPTNSQVFRVYVERYLTSLPVVNQDLDLIISQLQSTEYGVPVQIYFFSRNKIWKEYERIQSDIFDHFFAMIPKFELKVYQYSD
- a CDS encoding M16 family metallopeptidase yields the protein MDSMRSLLSTSDFLQVREHKLSNDLTVWLNEDHSQPKIFGAVVVKAGAKDSPNTGIAHYFEHMMFKGTDKIGTIDYESEKVLLDIIAEKYDALADTEDPKMRAHLQQIINDLSVRAAEYVIPNEFDRLISRFGGTKLNAGTSYDYTLYFNTFSPQYISQWAEINSERLVNPVFRLFQSELETVYEEKNMYGDTMASVAIEKLTERYFYPHPYAYPIIGSAENLKNPRLSEMRRFFEKYYVASNMGLILSGDFDTEEVLPILESTFSRIRKGKPPHRDIVTLPPFKGREKVSVRIPMPFVKIMALGFRGVPANHPDQVALNIAVSLLNNSNGTGFLDKLTVDHKVMGAMAVNQSMNEAGILGLLVFPKFFFQTYAAAEKLVWKQINRIKEGDFSDEMFQSLKLEQKREYASKLEDINSRAEVMMRIFSQGKSWQDYLDEVTRIDALSREDVIEIAKKYFTENYMYVTKKTGRYPKTILPKPDYSPIIPKNSDASSAYVERLEKIPVQELKPHFLDFEKDAEVVSLRPLVTLYKTHNSVNDIFSLTLSYGVGQLELRDLDKLSAYLPFVATESMSFEVFRGKLQELGSTLTFDSTDSEFLVVVNGFDGHFTQTMALVGDFLRHAKPDDKKLRQIVDEAKVTEKSLFNSSENVADMLLEKVKFGEQSRYLTKLSFAEIKKLKGKMLLDTFSKVRSVACNLHYCGTLSMEEAARQIKQHLPLEEVSIPSNSPYIRDLMTYDKPTVFFMDMEDVTQSIIYAYMYIDPLKAKEDRPISRLFSAYFGGDMSSLMFQEIREFRSFAYQVNARLKHPPLNRSEKPASFVMKLATQTDKMIDAMEVLENLVHDMPERPERVESVKQTIRNWVNNEYPTSRSLSLKIAGFRREGYESDPNKDYLEVIDRMTMEDILRFYRENIQDHLMIYAIVGNSKSMDMEKLSKFGQIVKVTKKDIYR
- a CDS encoding mechanosensitive ion channel family protein, with protein sequence MSKIQEWVYNLLVQMGLISENSSYLDNIVILLLIIAVTVGIDYSCRYIFLGMFKRLARKTKNQLDDLIVDRKIINKMMHMIPAILIYILLPFAFSAEETPKILIVLQKLCQIYIIAVSLRFINASLNLIHEIYNKKDSFKNKPLKGFIQILQVTVFFIGVILIISILINKSPVSLLAGLGASAAILMLVFKDTILGFVAGIQLSANDMLRAGDWITMSKYGADGTVIEVTLNAVKVRNFDNTITTIPPYALVSDAFQNWRGMSESPGRRIKRSINIDMNSVHFCTPEMLEKFRKISLITDYIDGKEQELDEYNEEHHIDSSIWVNGRRQTNLGVFRAYLVRYLRSLPEVSKELVCMVRHLQPTDTGIPIELYCFSSNKVWVEYEGIQADIFDHVLAVIPEFGLSVFQNVSGADLKNIIIKLPAGSQPSECF